In the Fusarium falciforme chromosome 6, complete sequence genome, AACAGCCAAACCAGAATGGTAGTTGGAGGCATTTTGGAACATAGCAAGAACAAGTAAATCATCAATTATTCCACATATAAGTCGCCTTGAATCCAAGTTGTCATGAATAGTGGCCAAGAAACCTCATCGTCAGTTGGTGTCTGTCTTCTAAACTACCACAGGAGAGACCTAAGCAACCGCTTTTAAAGATTGGCATTGTTTAGGATTAGGACATCGGTTTTCAGATCATTGGATCCTGTCGGATAATCATGTACATAAACATGATATCATGTTTGCTCCAGTGACGTCTTTAAGAATCTTCGTACTCCACACAAAAGATCAGGTTCCAGTTCAGTGACAAGACGATCGTCAATCCGAAGACATCACTCGGTCCGATATTGATCTCGTCGGACCGACATGTAAAGAGGCTGAGAGAACCTCAGCTAAGGCATAGATAGATAGGACTGGATATgaaaaatattattctttGTTATGACAATTTATGATTTGTTGAGTCTTGCGGCGAGGCAGACAGACAGGACCTGCCTCACTTTAGGGTACGTCACTTTGTTTTGGTATAATATCATTAATACCGAAACACCACGATCTAAGATCACCAATCAACCGGTTCGAAAACAGCACAAAAAAATTGTAAAAAATGTAAAAAGAAAGCTGGTGGGCGACTGAGAGCGATGCTCCCGCCAGGGCTTGAACCTGAGACCTTCGCATTACCGGATACTCGGAATGAAGTATTAGTACGACGCTCTAACCAACTGAGCTACGGAAGCCAACCAGCTGTTGTTGAAGGGCAGCCCTGTTGTCAGGCACCAAGGAAGGCCTGCTCCGGACTGCGTTTCTCCCATGCTGAACCCTTGTATCGTGGACGGCCGTTGGTTGACAACGCATGTGAGTGGGGAAGCGGAGCGCCGGGAGGGAGCCTTGAAGGACTTCCGGAACCTCATCGCGAAGCGGGGTCGAGGGGACGAATGGAGGCACTGGTGGGGTTGGGATCTCGTAAGGACTACGTACTTGGTACGTGATGTAGGGCCTCGAATGGCGTCCAATTGCGGGTGAAAGGGACCGGACTCGGACCAGCCGATGAGGTAGATTGCAATTGAGTGACTTTTCGGCGCTTGAGAAGACACAATTCGTGACACGACGAGTTTCATCACTGACGGGGCGTCAGATCATGAGAAGCCGAAGACTGACTGACATCAACTCATGTGTCTGACGGATGTTGGTCCGATGCTGCACAAGCAAGCTTCGGTATTGATGAAGCAGTGCAAGGTATGGTGATTCTTCACCGCACCCAGGCTGCAGGAAAGCCGTTCGGCATGTGCGTGTTAGAGCTAGAATTCAAATAAACCGCCATTGTCTCCCTGCTGGCCCATGTCCTCCTTCATGATGAAGTCCAGTGGCCTCTCGGGAATGTATCACCGAGAGCTGGTCAATTGTAAGCTCATGACCAGTCCGCGCTAGTGATGTCGAAGCTCCGCCGGAGGTAAATTGAGATCATGAATAGTGTCAGCACAGGATGTGTGCAATTCATATGACCCTGCAACGGGAAAACACGTTTCGGGGCTACGCAAGTGCGGCATATCGAGATTGGCTCTCGCCGGCACTGCAGATTGCATGAGTGCGTTAGCCTGCGCGGCTGGCTTCAGTTCGTGACATTGGGGTTTGGGGAGGACCGGGAGAGTAGGACCAGCGGGCTGACTGCCCGGCGGTGCCCACCCCCATCATGGCGCGCCAGCCAACCGTGTCCCTCACGATGTCCAAGTATGCGGGGGAAATGGGGTCACACGAGAACAAGGTCAGCGTGTTGCCAGCGGCGACGAGTGATGGCTCCCGATCGATGTGCTCCAAGGCCCAGAGCGTCCCGCATGTTTCCGTCGCGAGCCCCGAGGCGTCGGCTACGGTAGGAAGAGGTCTCGGCAATGAGGACATGATATAAGTCGGCTGCCCCTCCTCCTGACGGCGACCTTGGTGTGCTTGATTTCTGAATCCAGACAACTCCTCCACTCTTCCCACTaaacgtcgtcgtcgacatcaTCGCTGGGTCGTCCGTCTCCCTGTCAAGCGTGTAAGTCGAGCCACTCTCCATCGTTGCAAAGCAAATCCAATCCCATCCACTGCAATTGATCCTCCAATGGGGTTGCTCTGCCGGCGACTCCACTTTACCACCGAGGAGACATATACTTGCACTCTCAACAACGTCAACGAGCTGCCGCTAGCCAGCTCGAGTGAGTCTGCTGGGGAAGCCTTTCCTTGTTAATGTCTTGGTGCGATGGGGGTGTCTGCGCCGGTGTCGGGCTGTAGCGGAGTCGGGGTGGGCGAAGCGAGAGTGAGAGAGAGCCATGAGAGGAAGAATGAGGCGCGCAGAGACAGAGAATGCCAGACAAGAGACATATCGGCCGCGAAGCCGCCGGGAAGACACCGGGCATTGACGCCTCCGGGGAGCAGACCCGGGCTGAGGTGTGCGGTGAGCATCTTGCATCCGGGTGAGGCGGAATCCAATCGACTCACTTGTTGATGCGGTGAATCGATCAATATCTCTGCCCATTCCGCAGCCCTGGAGCTCCCCGAAGCTCAAGCAAGGACCCTGAATCTCAGACGATTCCCGACAGATGTTCGTCCTCGCCAATCGAGAGGCATCGTGTTGCGAAATGAAATTGAGGTTGACGACTTGGCGAGATGAGGAGATCCGCTCTCTTATCATGCCTCTGGTCTGTGTCTCACCGACATGACGCTGTTGGATGTAGAAACAGCTCATGGCCTGAACTTGATGAACTCATTCTCGCTGGCGCACAGAGCATCCCCTGGAAGGAGCGTGGGATGCCCCTCCAGCCCTGGTCCTGTCTGCCCCTCCCCGCCCCTGTTCCTGCTTGCTTTGCCCCTCCCTTTTGCTCAACTTGTTTGCTTTATCGATAAGCTCGACAGACAGAAAACCCCGCGCAGCGCCTCCCATCTTGGACCTACATTACTGACAACCTCTCTCGCTCAACAGATTTTTCATATTCTTTATCCCTCGACCTACCTGAGTTGACCTCATCTCGATCGATTCTTCCACCTTTACAACCACACACACAACACAGCAAAAATGGGCGTCCAAGATGTTCTGACCCGCAAGACCGGCGTCATTGTCGGCGACGATGTTCTCCGTCTGTTCGAGTACGCTCGTGAGAACCAGTTTGCCATCCCCGCCATCGTACGTCAGACCGAAATACATGATGAAAAAGATGAAGCTAAGGCTATCTTGACAGAACgtcacctcttcctccaccgTCGTCGCTGCTCTTGAGGCTGCCCGCGATGCCAAGGCCCCTATCATCCTTCAGTTCTCCCAGGGCGGTGCCGCCTACTTTGCTGGCAAGGTATGTTTCATAATCATTACGAGATGTTACATCAAAGCTCACGAGATGTAGGGTGTGAGCAACAGTGACCAGGCCGCCTCCATTGCCGGCTCTGTCGCTGCCGCCCACTTCGTCCGCTCCCTCGCTCCCACCTACGGCATCCCCGTCGTCCTTCACACCGACCACTGcgccaagaagctcctccCCTGGCTCGACGGCATGCTCGATGCCGATGAGGCCTACTTCAAGGCCAACGGCGAGCCCCTTTTCTCCTCCCACATGATCGATCTCTCTGAGGAGTCTGTTGAGTGGAACGTCGAGACCACCGCCAAGTACCTCAAGCGTGCTGCCCCCATGAAGCAGTggctcgagatggagattgGTATCACCGGtggtgaggaggatggtgtcAACAACGAGGACGTTGACAACGCCTCCCTCTACACTCAGCCCGAGGACATCCTCAACATCTACAACACCCTCTCTGCCATCTCCCCCTACTTCTCCATTGCCGCTGGCTTCGGCAACGTCCACGGTGTCTACAAGCCTGGCAACGTCAAGCTCCACCCCGAGCTCCTCGGCAAGCACCAGGAGCACGTCAAGGCCGCCATTGGCTCTGAGAACCCCAAGcccgtcttcttcgtcttccacGGCGGCTCCGGCTCCTCCAAGCAGGAGTACCTCGATGCCATCAGCCACGGTGTCGTCAAGGTCAACATGGACACTGACATGCAGTTCGCCTACTGCTCTGGTATCCGTGACTACATGATCAACAAGAAGGACTACGTCAGCACCGCTGTCGGCAACCCCGACGGTGAGGACAAGCCCAACAAGAAGTACTTTGACGTAAGTTTCGAGACCCAATACTGGTTTCTCTTGACATGTACTAATATGCTGTGTACAGCCCCGTGTCTGGGTCCGCGAGGGTGAGAAGACCATGACTGCCCGTGTCGCCGAAGCCCTCAAGGACTTCAACGCTGCCGGTACTGTCTAAATGTCGATAACGACGTTTTCCGGTTACTGTAATATCCCCAAGACTGGGACACGATGAGTGATGCATCGCTTGAAAAAGGAGGAATCCAAGGGAGACTCTTCCCATCGTTTGAAGTAACAATTGCTGTCCATTGTCGGTTGGGGCATTATGAGTCGACGAAAGTAGTAAAATAATGAAAAAAGAAATAGATGATGTACAAAAGCTGAGTGTTTGATGGTTTTGAAAGGTTTGTGATTTGACTCCATGATAAGTGGTGCCCGGCGTGATCATGACAAGGGCTCGACAACAAGACGCAAACCAAAAGGCCCAACCCAGGGCATCAGTTAGTTCAAACCGTTTCATTAATCGTGGAACGTATATAATGTGTTGTTAATATCGTACACGTGCAGCCTTGCTTCCCTCAAGGGACGTCACGGGCTCCTCACAGGCCGCTCCGCGCATCACAAGAAAACATGTGCCGAGCGCTGTGTATTGTGTAAGCTATGCCCACCTCTTTTTCGACCTGCCTCTCCCTCTTTGCGCTTCTTTTGTTGCCATTAAATCCACCGCCGTAACCAATTGCCGCTATCGTTGCTGTCCCATCGAGATGGCAGTGGGCGCAACTACCAGCCCAGCAACTCCTTCTCAATCTTGGCCACGTCCTCGTCTGTGAGCTCCTGGGCCGCCTGGGCCTcagccttggtcttgtcgaATCGCCAGAGTCCGCCAGTCTTGTCGGCGTCACCGTCGACTGGCACGCTGACGACCTTGCCGAGCTGCTGGAGGACGtcatccttgccctcgacgGCGGTGAAGTACTGACGCTCCCAGGTACGGTCCTCTGAGCGCTCCTTGGCGCGCATGTCGCGCTGGGCCTGCTCAATCTTGCCCTTCTCGATACCAGTAGTGTCCATGTCGCCCTTCTGGATAGCTTCGGCGACACGAGCCCAGGCGCGACGGGACTCAAGAGGATGCTGCTTGTCGATCGGGGCCACCTCGAGCTCGGTCTGGGCAGTGTTGACAGCGTCGTAGGTGGCCACAAGGGTGGACTTGGAGTTCGTCTTGGCGGGACCCGAGTAGATCTCAAAGGTCTTGTTCCACTGGCCAGTGACGTTGAAGAgaacctccttctccttgcctgTAGGACTAATAGTGGCGACAATGGTATTCTTCTTGCCAGAAAGCCAGCCCTTTCCGCTGTAGTCGATCTTGGCGGTATAGCCGCTGGAGCTGGTGATGAAACTTGAGCCATCAAGCTCTACGAAAGGAGCGCCGAAAATTAGACCCTCGATGTGGAGACCAGGAAGGGTGATGAGGTAGGACTCGATCTCGCCCGAGGGCAGAGGAACACGCAGGACGGCGTGGCCGATCTGCTTAACAATAATGGTGCTCTTAAAGGTGGCCTTCTGAGCATTATAACCCTCCAGCTCGATACCGGTCTTGTCGTTGCGAATGCAGTAGGCGGTAGCAGGAGGGTGGTGGCTGACCTGCTCTGAGACGAGCGTGGTCTTGCCGGCCTCGTCGTTCCAAGATCCGAGGAATAGCTCGCCGAGGAAGGGGTTTAGGGGCTTCTTCTCGTTTCCGTACTGCTCGCTACGGCTGGCGTACTGGTGCTTGAGGGTCGAGAGGAACCACTTGAGGACTAGCATAGCCCGCTTGGCAGGGTCGGACTCGGCAGCGGGAGCGGTCAGGACGGGAGGGTGCGTTGCCCAGTACGCGGAGAACTCAGTGAGAGACTGCGAGGAGAGGATGAAAGGAGGAGCGGTAAGGGAGGAGAGGTCGCCATTGAAGGATGCGATAGACTATAGAGAAAGTCGCAAGGACGAGGGTCAGCAGCTGGAAACGCGAGCGCTTGCTAGCTCCATGGAATCGATGATTAAGGAGTATATAGTTACCTTGACGAAGGCGGtccagctgctgctgttcgCCTGTGACTGCGAAGGCGTGGTGGTTCCAGACATGATTGCTGATCAGCGATGTACTTATACGGAGGGAGAAAGAGTTGTCGAGGTTGGATGTAGAGTTGTCGCGACAGGAGGTTCTGAGAAGCGGTCTCGTGTGGTTGAGCGAGGGGCCCGATCGCGGATTGCGGGGTTGGTGGCAGGGAAGAACAGCAAGTCAAGACGGAGCACGCGGGGCACTTTTTCTACTCCAGCTGTAAGGGACCAGATGTTGGGGTTTCCTGTTGGTTGTCGGTGTATGTCGGAAGTCAAAGTCTCGGTCGAAGGATGCTGGATTGAAGCTCTCGGTGACACTTTCGGAAGGTTGGCGGTTGTGGAAGTCTGAAGTCGGTTTAAACTGCTGCTTGAACCGGTTTCAAGGGAGAAAGGGGCAAATTGAGCTAGCAAGAATCAAGGTGTAAgggagaagagcaagacagGAGGCACATCGATTGAGTTGATTTGCAGTCGAGATTCACATTAGGCGGACAAGGCAATAAACGGGTAATTACTGGCTGATCACGAGACCAGCTGTTCATCAGTAGAAACCACCCCTAGACGGGCTCAGGGAGATTGAGATGCGCCCATCACGGATCATGAGGATATTCCCCGTAACTAGGAGCGAAGCGCGGCTGTGCCCGTCCCCAGCCAGAACCCATTACGTCAACACAAGACACCTCTTTTTGACGCCTTGGTTGGGGGGTGGTGGTTGGTTGTCATGGATGCATCGCCTGTTCTAGCGTTTGATGGGCGCGCGCAAGGAGGACGGGAAGGAAAAATAGTCGGTGGCCTCCCCCCCAACAAGCAATTTTTGCTAATCAAACATCACGTCACTTTTCTCGCGGCCCGGAAACGCTTCTTCCCGCGCGCCGCTTTGTAAGGGCCCTGGACTTCGGTGTCCAGAATGGTGGATTTTTTGCCTTGCTTTTATCATTTGTGAGTTTTTTATCTACGGGGCGATTTAGCTTGAACGGGCAACACGCGACACCCCACGAGGGCAATGGCTGGTTTGTGGGGCTGGTTAAGCTTGGCGAGTTAATCATAGCTTCATGGATGAATGAACAACTCATTAGTACCTAGTTATGCAAAATACAACACGAGATCgtattctttttcttattcaGAGGGATCCATGGCGAACCCTTGATACAAGACCCCCATCTCATCACCCATCTCATCACATTTAGTGCCTCGACGCCATCTATCCCACCCCTGTCAAGAGATCTTCATCTTGTATGCATCCTCGGATGCAGCCATTTACACTTGCATCTTGATGAGACAAGGGCCATGGACAAAGATAGTCAATCTCAAAATCAAATCTTTTGTGGTATCTCGTAACTAAACTacatgttttttttttgctatACACTAAAATATACATTTCTATCATCCCGTCGTCAAATACCCATCCATCTAAACCTTGGCGCCAAACATTGTACTGTGCCCAATCAGCTGTACTTCCATCCCTCAATCAATTCCGCAACCTTATCCAGTCCTCGTTGCATCGCCATTCCAGCCGGTGTTCCCTGCCGGTACCCTCCTGCGCCGTCCCGATCCTCCCAAACATCCCAAACAGCATTCGCGTGGTACTGCTTAGCTCCCTTCTCCAGTAACATCCTCACACCCCCCATGTGGCCGCGGAGAGCCGCATAATGCAACGCCGTTGCGCCCCTATCGTTTTGGTGGTTGACGTCAATGCCCTGCTGGAGCAGGACCTTGAGAGTCGCCTGGTTGGCTGACGCTTCGAAGAGAACCGTATCCCCATGTGTCGTCAAAGCCTTCGCGTTGGCCCCTAGTCGTAGCAGCAGTTGAACTGTTGAAAGATGGCCGTGCGAGGCTGCTACTGATAGTGGTGTTCGTCCGGGGAAGATGGTGCTCTCAAGAGAGGCGCCAGAAGATACAAGTCGAAGTAGAATATCATCTCGCGCGTGCTGAGCGGCAACATGAATAGGCGTTGTCGGTGGTTCGGGCACGAGATactctccatcatcaccatagCTGGTTGTGGGAGTCATTTGCAGACCAGCGCCCTGCTCTAGGAGCGCGCTCACCAAGCTCATGTCACCCAATTTGACGGCGTGAGAGAGCACGCTCATACCATCAGGGCCAACTCGCTCAACATCAGCACCAAGCTTGATCAGACGAAGAGCGCTCTGACTGTTGCCCAACTTGGCTGCCACTAATAGGGGAGTTTCGCCCATTTTGTCCAAGAGATCAATAGGGGCCCCTGATCCAGCCAGCAGTTGAAGGACATAAGGCTTATCCTTGTGTGCCGCCATATGCATAGGCGAGTACCCAGACTGGCCTTGTGTGACTGATGGGTCGGCTCCTTTGGCAAGGAGATACCGGACAGACTCATCGTGTCCCGTTGCGGCTGCAGCGAGAAGCGGCGTATTGCCGTTTCTGCTCGACCCGTTTGGGTTCGCTCCGCTGTCGAGGAGAACCGCCGTGATGGGTGTGCACCGTGAGCTGATagccatcgtcaagggcGTGTGCTCTCGAAGTTTTCGATCGACGTTAGCACCTCGCGACACTAACACCTGCGTGAACTCTTGATTCCGCATAGAAATGGCCAGGTGAAGGGCCGTCTTGCCGTCCGGTAATCGCACCTCCAGATCCGCGCCAGCTTGTACCAGTCTCGTTGCTGCCCCCCATCGCCCGTTTTGGATCGCCAAGTGCAGTGGAGTATGTCCTTCGTAATCAACGAGGTTGAGGTCTGCTCCAGCGTTGATGAGAACGGGCAATGTCTCGTCTTCGAGGACGTCCGAAGCAGCAGAGTAGTGAAGAGCTGAGCGTCCGTCGTTGTTAACGGCATCGATGCGTGCCTTCATATAAATCACAAGAGTCGCAAATTGTTCCGAAAACCTACACTTGATGCCCCTCATGAGTGATGTATCGCCATCAATGGTCGGCTCGTCCACGTCGGCGCCAGCGACAATGAGAAACGCAGCAATGAGCATGTGTGCTTTGTCAAAGGCGCGGTGC is a window encoding:
- a CDS encoding Fructose-bisphosphate aldolase, with protein sequence MGVQDVLTRKTGVIVGDDVLRLFEYARENQFAIPAINVTSSSTVVAALEAARDAKAPIILQFSQGGAAYFAGKGVSNSDQAASIAGSVAAAHFVRSLAPTYGIPVVLHTDHCAKKLLPWLDGMLDADEAYFKANGEPLFSSHMIDLSEESVEWNVETTAKYLKRAAPMKQWLEMEIGITGGEEDGVNNEDVDNASLYTQPEDILNIYNTLSAISPYFSIAAGFGNVHGVYKPGNVKLHPELLGKHQEHVKAAIGSENPKPVFFVFHGGSGSSKQEYLDAISHGVVKVNMDTDMQFAYCSGIRDYMINKKDYVSTAVGNPDGEDKPNKKYFDPRVWVREGEKTMTARVAEALKDFNAAGTV